From a region of the Sporosarcina ureilytica genome:
- a CDS encoding PLP-dependent aminotransferase family protein has product MDMLLIELSKEAPIPLYEQIYNQIRQDIIQGKLQVGMKLPSKRKLGEFLNVSQTTIEQAYGQLSAEGFILSRPRKGFYVQAIDELAYVQPKKEVFKTAPIKKETINIDFSPGHIDTINFPFSQWRKFAKETIDESSNHLLLLGHPHGDIELRQEIAQYLYHSRGVDCTPEQIIIGSGTEQLMPLVIRILGKDASFAIEDPGYPLTHHVFSHNNRQAIPIPVDNEGMDVDALQQVDASVAYVTPSHQFPTGTVLSAARRIALLNWASMKAHRFIIEDDYDSEFRYTGRPIPALYGMDNGENVIYISTFSKSLMPSLRIAYMVLPKVLLRRYQDAFIHYVSTVPRLDQHILARFMRDGQFSRHLNRMRTIYKRKLQTLMDALTPYEPIVSYYGEETGMHITIDVQTNDNEESLAERALSAGIRIYGLNTYRTKKKTGTPSFLIGFGGLSDEEIITGTQKLMAAWGITEK; this is encoded by the coding sequence ATTGATATGCTGTTAATCGAGCTAAGTAAAGAAGCACCAATCCCATTGTATGAACAGATTTATAACCAAATTCGACAAGATATTATTCAAGGTAAATTACAAGTTGGAATGAAACTACCTTCCAAACGTAAATTAGGAGAGTTTTTAAACGTCAGCCAGACGACAATTGAACAAGCGTATGGTCAGTTAAGCGCTGAAGGTTTTATTTTATCACGCCCAAGAAAAGGATTTTACGTTCAAGCAATTGATGAACTGGCTTATGTACAACCGAAAAAGGAAGTTTTCAAAACTGCTCCAATAAAAAAAGAAACCATTAATATTGATTTTTCACCCGGTCATATAGACACAATCAATTTTCCATTCTCACAGTGGAGGAAGTTTGCAAAAGAAACCATTGATGAATCATCCAATCATCTTTTACTGCTTGGCCATCCACATGGCGATATTGAACTACGACAAGAAATTGCCCAGTATTTATATCACTCGCGTGGGGTCGATTGTACACCCGAGCAAATTATTATCGGTTCTGGTACAGAGCAGCTTATGCCGCTTGTTATTCGTATTTTAGGAAAAGATGCATCCTTTGCGATTGAAGATCCTGGTTATCCATTAACGCACCATGTCTTTTCCCACAATAATCGGCAAGCCATTCCAATCCCGGTAGATAATGAAGGAATGGACGTAGATGCGCTTCAACAAGTCGATGCATCTGTGGCCTATGTAACACCATCACATCAGTTTCCAACTGGTACAGTACTATCAGCAGCACGTAGAATTGCCCTTTTAAACTGGGCTTCCATGAAAGCGCACCGTTTTATTATTGAAGACGATTATGACAGTGAATTTCGTTATACAGGCCGCCCCATCCCCGCATTGTATGGCATGGATAACGGGGAAAATGTGATTTACATCAGTACGTTCTCTAAATCATTAATGCCTTCTTTACGGATTGCTTATATGGTACTGCCAAAAGTTTTGCTAAGAAGATATCAAGATGCTTTTATCCATTATGTCTCTACAGTCCCACGTTTAGATCAGCATATTTTAGCGCGCTTTATGAGAGATGGACAATTTTCAAGACATTTAAATCGGATGCGTACAATCTACAAGCGGAAATTACAAACATTAATGGATGCACTAACCCCATATGAACCAATTGTTTCTTATTATGGCGAAGAAACAGGTATGCATATTACCATCGATGTACAAACGAATGATAATGAGGAGAGCCTAGCGGAGAGAGCCCTTTCAGCTGGCATTCGGATTTATGGGCTGAACACATATCGAACGAAAAAAAAGACCGGTACACCTTCTTTCCTGATCGGTTTTGGAGGTCTATCCGACGAAGAGATTATTACTGGAACACAAAAACTTATGGCCGCTTGGGGAATTACCGAAAAGTAA